In the genome of Paracoccus tegillarcae, one region contains:
- a CDS encoding recombinase family protein gives MNNDYFGYVRVSTQKQGEGASLEAQRDAITRYGAQNGLIITEWFCEKETAAKAGRPVFAAMVRDLKKRRAAGFIVHKIDRSARNFKDWAMIGDLSDAGFDIHFATETLDFRSRGGRLAADIQAVIAADYIRNLREETKKGMKGRLKQGLYPFKAPLGYRDNGGGKVKTICPRKGPLVRELFIAYASGEHSLPSLQAYATELGLATQYGSPLSVGFLGGLLSNPFYCGIIKIKKTGDTYPGQHDALVTVATFKRVQAVKLGKHVKRVTRHRHRYRGLFVCAHCSYAMIAERQGKHVYYRCHTSTCPRNSIREDAIDRFVFDHIRQLRLTEEAQSRLMQEARKWQEPDLQDGAITLSASRQLHQLKENEQTLNEALLSKVVDAETYKQQKERIALERRRFEDCIAKGSENDQSAKTVQIFLELAKTVAGLYETMTCDEKREFLEIATSNRIIKDKNAQLEPRNWLRWVKSDPAFLNGTPARPNSRRPHDPAYHIEQVMEAMQCDEAKRFIALCQKMQDRNAAKENPPAKADRFRRAG, from the coding sequence ATGAACAATGACTATTTTGGCTATGTGCGCGTCTCGACCCAGAAGCAGGGCGAGGGTGCGTCACTGGAAGCCCAACGGGATGCCATTACCCGCTACGGAGCCCAGAATGGCCTGATCATCACCGAGTGGTTCTGCGAAAAGGAAACCGCTGCCAAAGCAGGTAGGCCAGTCTTTGCCGCCATGGTGCGCGACCTCAAGAAACGCCGCGCCGCTGGCTTCATCGTCCACAAGATCGACCGCAGCGCCCGCAACTTCAAGGATTGGGCCATGATCGGCGATCTGTCCGACGCGGGCTTTGATATCCACTTCGCCACCGAAACGCTGGATTTCCGCAGCCGGGGTGGCCGGTTGGCCGCCGATATCCAAGCGGTGATCGCCGCCGACTATATCCGCAATCTGCGTGAAGAGACAAAGAAAGGCATGAAGGGGCGGCTGAAGCAGGGCCTCTATCCGTTCAAAGCCCCGCTTGGCTATCGCGACAATGGTGGTGGCAAGGTGAAGACGATCTGTCCGAGGAAAGGGCCGTTGGTGCGGGAGCTGTTTATTGCCTACGCGTCTGGCGAACACAGTCTTCCAAGTTTGCAGGCATATGCAACAGAACTCGGGCTGGCGACCCAGTATGGCAGCCCTCTCAGTGTTGGCTTTCTGGGCGGACTGCTTTCAAACCCGTTCTATTGCGGGATCATCAAGATCAAGAAAACCGGCGACACCTATCCCGGTCAACATGACGCACTGGTGACGGTTGCCACCTTCAAACGCGTGCAGGCGGTGAAGTTGGGCAAGCACGTCAAGCGCGTTACGCGCCATCGGCACCGCTACCGGGGGCTGTTCGTCTGTGCGCATTGTTCATACGCCATGATTGCAGAACGGCAGGGGAAACATGTTTATTACCGCTGCCACACGTCGACATGCCCTCGGAATTCAATAAGGGAGGATGCCATTGATCGTTTCGTGTTCGATCACATTCGCCAGCTGCGACTGACCGAAGAAGCCCAATCGCGACTAATGCAAGAAGCCCGCAAGTGGCAGGAGCCCGATCTACAAGATGGCGCGATCACTCTGTCTGCCTCTCGGCAACTACATCAGCTGAAAGAGAATGAACAGACGCTAAACGAGGCCCTGCTATCCAAGGTGGTCGATGCCGAGACGTATAAACAGCAAAAGGAGCGAATAGCGCTGGAACGACGCCGGTTCGAGGATTGTATCGCAAAGGGGTCAGAAAATGACCAATCGGCCAAGACCGTACAGATATTCCTCGAACTGGCAAAAACCGTTGCAGGGCTTTACGAAACCATGACCTGTGACGAAAAGCGCGAATTCCTTGAAATCGCCACCTCGAACCGGATCATCAAAGACAAAAACGCCCAGTTAGAGCCACGAAATTGGCTGAGGTGGGTCAAAAGTGACCCAGCCTTCCTGAATGGTACCCCGGCACGCCCCAATTCTCGAAGGCCACACGACCCTGCATACCACATCGAACAGGTTATGGAGGCGATGCAGTGCGATGAAGCGAAGCGCTTCATCGCATTATGCCAAAAGATGCAGGATCGGAACGCAGCAAAAGAAAACCCGCCCGCCAAAGCGGACAGGTTTAGACGTGCGGGCTAA
- a CDS encoding DUF3768 domain-containing protein gives MNNTEKIRLQNDALRLGMVRNGLFHVTSGIADQGAGFVMRARQQVAAYNNFTLDNDPYGEHDFGAFELDGQKLFFKIDYYDLETRAGSPDPADPDVTCRVLTVMLASEY, from the coding sequence ATGAACAACACAGAGAAGATACGTTTGCAAAATGACGCGCTGCGCCTTGGTATGGTGCGGAATGGCCTGTTCCACGTCACGAGCGGGATTGCGGATCAGGGGGCCGGGTTTGTCATGAGGGCGCGGCAACAGGTCGCCGCCTATAACAACTTCACCCTCGACAACGATCCCTATGGTGAACATGATTTCGGGGCGTTTGAACTCGATGGGCAGAAGCTGTTTTTCAAGATCGACTACTATGATCTGGAAACCCGCGCGGGCTCACCTGATCCTGCCGATCCCGATGTGACCTGCCGGGTCCTGACGGTGATGCTCGCCAGTGAGTATTAG
- a CDS encoding type IV secretory system conjugative DNA transfer family protein, protein MQRIHLGTSEGRYRDTEISIPATDRLEHMYIIGATGTGKTSLMLHMLRQDAEHGTGFAFIDPHGDAAEELTTTLGTRCLYWNVADPACTIGYNPLRHVVPEFRPLVASNLIEALKQQWHDAWGVRMEHLLRFAILALLEIPGTSIADILPLYLDREYRQEVVSQLSDPQQLAFWQDEFPKLGYVKAGDGLAPIANKLGAFLAHPLVRRAVTEPQHSLPLRQIMDTGQPLIINLGKGRLGADTANVLGGLIITSIANAAYSRQMVSSAERRPFALYIDEFQSFTSRSLADMLPSLRKYGVGLVLATQSTTGTDTAITDAILANTGTIIAFRTGPKDAEVMARVMGEVEAREVQKLVQGRGLVRLGTAPPFTVHTERHRRENAVKET, encoded by the coding sequence ATGCAACGCATCCACCTCGGCACGTCAGAAGGCAGATACCGCGACACGGAGATATCCATCCCGGCCACAGACCGCTTGGAGCATATGTACATCATCGGCGCGACCGGCACCGGCAAGACCAGTCTCATGCTACATATGCTGAGGCAGGATGCAGAACATGGCACCGGATTCGCGTTCATTGATCCCCATGGCGATGCAGCCGAGGAATTGACGACCACCCTTGGCACCCGCTGCCTATACTGGAACGTCGCTGATCCAGCCTGTACCATCGGATATAACCCATTGCGCCACGTTGTTCCCGAGTTCCGCCCCTTGGTCGCGTCCAACCTGATCGAAGCCCTCAAGCAGCAATGGCATGATGCGTGGGGTGTGCGGATGGAACACCTGCTGCGCTTTGCTATCCTCGCCCTTCTGGAAATCCCCGGTACATCCATCGCGGACATCCTGCCGCTCTATCTGGATCGGGAATATCGGCAAGAAGTCGTGAGCCAGCTATCCGACCCACAGCAACTGGCCTTCTGGCAGGATGAGTTCCCGAAGCTTGGCTATGTGAAGGCTGGAGATGGTCTTGCCCCCATCGCCAACAAGCTCGGTGCGTTTCTGGCACATCCCTTGGTGCGGAGGGCTGTCACCGAGCCACAACACTCGCTGCCCCTGCGTCAGATCATGGATACAGGCCAGCCACTCATTATCAATCTCGGCAAGGGCAGGCTGGGTGCTGACACCGCCAATGTCCTTGGTGGACTGATCATCACCAGCATCGCAAATGCGGCGTATTCAAGGCAGATGGTATCATCAGCCGAACGCCGCCCCTTCGCCCTGTATATTGACGAATTCCAGAGCTTCACCAGCCGGTCACTGGCCGACATGTTGCCGTCGCTCAGGAAGTATGGGGTTGGTCTGGTGCTGGCAACGCAGAGCACCACGGGGACAGATACGGCGATCACAGATGCCATACTCGCCAATACCGGCACGATCATTGCCTTTCGGACCGGGCCGAAGGATGCAGAGGTGATGGCGAGAGTGATGGGGGAGGTGGAGGCGAGGGAGGTGCAGAAGTTGGTGCAAGGGAGGGGACTTGTACGGCTTGGCACCGCGCCGCCCTTCACCGTTCATACAGAGAGACACCGGCGAGAAAACGCGGTCAAAGAAACGTGA
- a CDS encoding tyrosine-type recombinase/integrase, with protein MTTAIDFTKPARLLKTSPGMYRHDGDRFPGLYLNVGKTKSTWYIKRKVDGKTKSIKIGAFPAMDALTAFKQGDTKTGVAKSDIQTVRDGWRFWCDTSQAQGGMSDAHRERMTRQLEMHAREIMDSNVADVTSANVQAVLNRLMADGKKATARAVRIGIGNAFNFAPVVNPVGQKKTRVAKSDETEAQWTAAARAHDLDADDWSVIWEAIMARREQNVIVGTAVAVMFLTGIRSENVCSLSWDQVDLQNKTIHLTKMKNKLARTLPVMDTVIDLLKAIRQSGSEWVFPASSATGYITDPKGTFATVGDERVRVFLPHDGRRHFMQASAEAFLPDYVAHFLRGDKKAGEGSDMLMKYLKRMGNRRAVEDIEKVYFERIKVEPSFDIVC; from the coding sequence ATGACCACCGCAATCGACTTCACCAAGCCCGCACGCCTGCTGAAAACCTCACCGGGCATGTATCGACACGACGGCGACCGCTTTCCGGGCCTCTACCTGAACGTCGGCAAGACCAAGAGCACTTGGTACATCAAGCGCAAGGTCGATGGGAAAACGAAGTCGATCAAGATCGGCGCGTTTCCGGCGATGGACGCCCTCACGGCGTTCAAGCAGGGCGACACCAAGACCGGAGTCGCTAAGAGCGACATACAGACGGTGCGCGATGGCTGGCGGTTCTGGTGTGATACGTCGCAGGCGCAGGGCGGGATGTCCGACGCCCACCGTGAGCGCATGACCCGCCAGCTTGAGATGCACGCGCGCGAGATCATGGACAGCAACGTCGCGGACGTGACCTCGGCAAACGTTCAGGCTGTCCTCAACCGTCTCATGGCTGACGGCAAGAAGGCGACAGCGCGGGCCGTGCGCATCGGCATCGGCAATGCCTTCAACTTCGCGCCCGTCGTGAACCCGGTCGGCCAAAAGAAGACGCGGGTTGCCAAGAGCGACGAAACTGAGGCGCAGTGGACGGCTGCTGCGCGCGCCCATGATCTCGATGCCGATGACTGGTCGGTGATCTGGGAGGCGATTATGGCGCGGCGGGAGCAGAACGTCATTGTCGGCACGGCGGTCGCCGTCATGTTTCTGACGGGCATCAGGTCCGAGAACGTTTGCTCGCTGTCGTGGGATCAGGTCGATCTACAGAACAAGACGATCCACCTGACCAAGATGAAAAACAAGCTGGCGCGCACGCTGCCTGTGATGGACACGGTGATCGACCTGCTCAAGGCCATCCGGCAGTCAGGCAGCGAGTGGGTATTCCCGGCGTCGTCGGCCACGGGCTACATCACGGACCCCAAGGGAACGTTTGCGACTGTAGGCGACGAGCGCGTCCGCGTGTTCCTGCCCCATGACGGGCGACGGCACTTCATGCAGGCGTCAGCCGAGGCGTTCTTGCCCGACTACGTCGCCCACTTCCTGCGCGGCGACAAGAAGGCGGGAGAGGGCAGCGACATGCTGATGAAATACCTCAAGCGCATGGGCAATCGCCGTGCCGTCGAAGACATTGAAAAGGTCTACTTCGAACGAATTAAGGTAGAACCTTCTTTCGATATTGTTTGTTAA
- a CDS encoding helix-turn-helix transcriptional regulator → MSQDQLCAIESRLEELETRLTHPRMMTPLQVCDFLQISERALYDMKERGDAPPAIYFSQRTVRYDLHEVMAWAKQKEVGHG, encoded by the coding sequence ATGTCTCAGGACCAACTGTGCGCAATCGAGTCGCGCCTTGAAGAACTCGAAACCCGACTAACCCATCCCCGCATGATGACCCCGCTCCAAGTTTGCGACTTCCTGCAAATCTCGGAACGGGCGCTCTATGACATGAAGGAGCGCGGCGACGCGCCGCCTGCCATCTACTTCAGCCAGCGGACAGTGCGCTACGACCTGCACGAGGTCATGGCGTGGGCGAAGCAAAAAGAAGTGGGGCATGGGTGA
- a CDS encoding DUF2971 domain-containing protein yields MKVYKYFSAGVMDLVFNRDGYCGVKCSLPKDYNDPYELFLGVDLNVSTESLATYRDIIQELPHFPTTCFSKSPIVAPMWAHYAQNHSGFVLEFDVESLKDNFEEIEIRDVDYKAEPNPALADSLERAAVTKKPRHAVWLRQAVLTEAYFSKYQEWSYEQECRLVDRNQYVEDVGGNKILFVPSDCVAAMIVGSKFPEDKKAQSKDVAVAQGIDWYQLGIGKSLPLPYMTSSDDGAYVFEAGEITEALGVCESCSEPLPLGGELCVWCSITDDHAEEAARGNPFRILDHYGRLEEYFEGVRNIESRRKK; encoded by the coding sequence TTGAAGGTTTATAAGTATTTCTCCGCAGGCGTGATGGATTTAGTGTTTAACAGGGATGGTTATTGCGGCGTGAAGTGTTCACTTCCAAAGGACTACAATGATCCCTACGAACTATTTCTTGGTGTTGATTTGAACGTGTCCACGGAAAGCCTCGCTACCTACCGAGACATCATACAGGAGCTTCCGCACTTTCCGACAACCTGCTTCTCAAAGTCCCCAATCGTTGCGCCGATGTGGGCACACTACGCACAGAACCATTCGGGGTTTGTCTTGGAATTTGATGTGGAGTCTTTGAAGGATAATTTCGAAGAAATCGAAATCCGAGACGTTGACTACAAAGCAGAGCCCAACCCGGCGCTTGCTGATTCTTTGGAGCGAGCAGCAGTCACAAAGAAACCCCGACACGCAGTTTGGTTGCGTCAGGCCGTGCTGACCGAAGCTTACTTTTCGAAGTATCAAGAATGGAGCTACGAGCAAGAGTGTCGCTTGGTCGATAGAAACCAATATGTGGAGGACGTTGGAGGCAACAAGATTCTCTTCGTACCTTCCGATTGCGTCGCGGCAATGATCGTTGGCAGCAAATTCCCTGAGGATAAAAAGGCCCAAAGCAAAGATGTGGCAGTCGCACAAGGCATTGATTGGTATCAACTTGGGATCGGGAAAAGTCTGCCTCTGCCATACATGACGTCGAGTGACGATGGTGCTTATGTTTTTGAGGCAGGCGAGATAACGGAGGCGCTCGGAGTTTGCGAAAGCTGTTCAGAACCACTGCCCCTTGGCGGCGAGCTATGTGTCTGGTGCTCCATCACCGACGACCATGCTGAAGAGGCTGCGCGAGGCAATCCATTCAGAATTTTGGATCACTACGGGCGTTTGGAGGAATACTTCGAAGGCGTTCGAAATATTGAAAGCCGAAGGAAAAAGTAA
- a CDS encoding terminase large subunit domain-containing protein encodes MPFDALHDWCSLVERDLDPSAEMLHFLRQEIPDAESVDPWQVEAITSNAQTVALLVCRQAGKSCVLATRGVRELKNGGTTICLAPAERQTREITRKVQHYLHATDLVVERATQTEIECSNGGRFIAVPASGATIRGYTADLLLVDEMAYLPGANGGEDVVVALLPMLKDNGQTFYASTPAGKSNLFASLFLEPKDNVHRIKVPGTSIPRLAPRVERLRSQLSAMRFRQEVLCEFLSDGLSYFDLSAIENATSQEAAICPRF; translated from the coding sequence ATGCCGTTTGACGCCCTCCATGACTGGTGCAGCCTCGTCGAACGCGACTTGGACCCGAGCGCCGAAATGCTGCACTTTCTGCGGCAGGAAATCCCGGATGCCGAAAGCGTCGATCCTTGGCAGGTCGAGGCGATCACATCGAACGCGCAGACAGTTGCGCTTTTGGTCTGTCGGCAAGCCGGAAAAAGCTGCGTCCTCGCGACACGCGGCGTCCGCGAGTTGAAGAACGGCGGCACGACGATCTGCCTTGCGCCAGCCGAACGGCAAACGCGGGAGATCACCCGCAAGGTGCAACATTACCTGCACGCAACGGACCTTGTCGTCGAGCGCGCGACGCAGACCGAGATTGAATGCTCGAACGGCGGGCGGTTCATCGCCGTACCTGCATCGGGCGCGACGATCCGGGGCTATACGGCGGACCTACTGCTCGTGGACGAGATGGCGTATCTACCGGGGGCGAACGGCGGCGAGGATGTCGTGGTCGCGCTCCTGCCGATGCTCAAAGATAACGGACAGACCTTCTATGCCAGCACCCCCGCTGGAAAATCGAACCTTTTCGCCAGCCTGTTCCTCGAACCCAAGGACAACGTGCACCGGATCAAGGTTCCCGGAACGTCGATCCCACGCCTTGCACCCCGCGTAGAACGCCTGCGGTCGCAACTTTCGGCCATGCGATTCCGACAGGAGGTGCTGTGCGAGTTTTTATCGGACGGGCTGTCTTACTTCGATCTGTCCGCCATCGAGAACGCCACATCACAGGAGGCCGCGATATGCCCGAGATTCTGA
- a CDS encoding glycosyltransferase, whose amino-acid sequence MIIAFSALVILYCLVLIESVWVLLHGRVKFAEISNAEPQKANAVSVIMCALLPNEEEILLNSVRKVLGEIEFNKKNELIVSIASIESSRVLADLRTLELSHGQLRVLLSKEIVGKFAQLNSAIKCAQNDLIYLLDADEYPVERVLERACRQHSRDEIWQGVTLPRNQNVLFEKIVGSETKIKYLVGLQFRALGGGNVYFCGSNAIWPRQKLVSLQFNNASLVEDVEISVRANLEGHQVHFKPWLIATELAPSKLTSWWIQRRRWAKGWLEVGQHHFHDLVVSKRLNWRQKYDWLYLIYLRRVVLATAWLTYFTSAALVITFGSINTSDVLFDWALHIVPLQLSVAIIQVAATSNTGTRSGLLSKSSVLYVLCFPFYELMKSAVALDAVRLSALGRHEWQVTPRGMRPKE is encoded by the coding sequence TTGATCATCGCATTTTCAGCACTTGTGATCCTTTATTGTTTAGTTCTCATTGAGTCTGTTTGGGTTCTACTACATGGACGTGTTAAATTCGCCGAGATTTCGAATGCAGAACCGCAGAAAGCAAACGCTGTGTCTGTAATCATGTGCGCTCTGCTCCCGAACGAAGAAGAAATACTACTGAATAGTGTGCGGAAAGTTCTTGGGGAAATCGAGTTCAACAAGAAAAATGAACTGATTGTTTCCATTGCATCAATTGAAAGTTCCAGAGTTCTTGCTGATTTAAGAACACTTGAACTATCTCATGGGCAGCTACGAGTTCTACTCTCAAAGGAAATTGTTGGGAAGTTTGCACAACTTAACTCCGCAATAAAATGCGCGCAAAACGATTTAATCTATCTGTTGGATGCAGATGAGTATCCCGTCGAAAGAGTTTTAGAACGCGCTTGCAGACAGCATTCCCGAGATGAAATTTGGCAGGGCGTCACGCTTCCTAGAAATCAGAATGTTCTCTTCGAGAAAATTGTGGGCAGTGAAACGAAGATCAAATACCTTGTTGGCCTTCAATTTCGTGCTTTAGGAGGTGGTAACGTTTACTTTTGTGGTTCAAATGCGATTTGGCCGCGACAGAAGTTGGTGTCATTGCAGTTCAATAACGCTTCGCTAGTAGAAGACGTTGAAATTTCCGTGCGCGCAAATCTCGAGGGACACCAAGTTCACTTTAAACCCTGGCTCATTGCAACAGAGCTTGCACCGTCCAAGTTGACTTCGTGGTGGATTCAGCGCCGACGCTGGGCCAAGGGTTGGCTAGAAGTTGGACAGCATCACTTTCATGATCTTGTAGTTTCAAAGAGGCTAAATTGGCGTCAAAAGTATGATTGGCTCTATCTTATCTATCTGAGACGTGTGGTTCTCGCTACTGCATGGCTTACTTACTTCACTTCAGCTGCCTTAGTGATCACTTTTGGGTCCATCAACACATCGGACGTGCTATTCGATTGGGCGTTGCATATTGTGCCCCTTCAACTTTCTGTTGCAATCATACAGGTTGCGGCAACCTCAAACACCGGGACACGAAGCGGCCTGCTAAGCAAAAGTTCGGTCCTGTACGTGTTGTGTTTTCCTTTCTATGAACTGATGAAATCCGCCGTCGCGCTTGATGCAGTCAGGCTTTCCGCATTGGGAAGGCACGAATGGCAAGTGACGCCAAGAGGTATGAGGCCGAAAGAATGA
- a CDS encoding MBL fold metallo-hydrolase, giving the protein MTRDAKALPQPPDDLPKGLRLVLAPNPSPLTGPGTNTFLIGENQIAVIDPGPDIPEHRAAILAAAEAGRISHILVTHAHRDHSEGAAALAAQTGAPVLAFGDALAGRSPIMQRLAGHGGAGGGEGLDLSFRPDITLADGEEIATDDWRLTALHTPGHAGNHLSFAWEDLVFCGDIVMGWSSTLISPPDGDLADYMRSLERLADLAPRRIFPAHGPAIENPQQRLFELAQHRRDRTAQILTALRDTAPSDAASLAARIYDVPPALMPAATRNVFAHLVALNNLGAVRTAEEPTWHSLFAAM; this is encoded by the coding sequence ATGACACGCGATGCGAAAGCCCTGCCTCAGCCGCCGGACGATTTGCCCAAGGGGCTGCGTCTCGTGCTGGCACCGAACCCCTCGCCGCTGACCGGCCCGGGCACCAACACATTCCTGATAGGCGAGAACCAGATCGCGGTGATCGACCCCGGCCCCGACATCCCCGAACACCGCGCGGCGATTCTGGCGGCAGCCGAGGCCGGGCGGATCAGCCATATTCTGGTCACCCACGCACACCGCGATCACTCCGAGGGTGCCGCTGCCCTTGCCGCGCAGACCGGCGCGCCGGTTCTGGCCTTTGGCGACGCGCTGGCCGGGCGCTCGCCGATCATGCAGCGGCTGGCGGGCCATGGCGGCGCCGGCGGCGGTGAAGGGCTGGATCTGTCCTTCCGCCCTGACATCACGCTGGCCGACGGCGAAGAAATCGCGACCGATGACTGGCGGCTGACCGCCCTGCACACGCCGGGCCATGCCGGCAATCACCTGTCCTTCGCCTGGGAGGATTTGGTCTTTTGCGGCGATATCGTGATGGGCTGGTCGTCAACGCTGATCTCGCCGCCCGACGGCGATCTCGCCGATTACATGCGCAGCCTCGAACGATTGGCCGACCTGGCGCCGCGCCGCATTTTTCCCGCACATGGCCCGGCGATCGAGAACCCGCAGCAGCGTCTGTTCGAACTGGCACAGCACCGCCGCGACCGGACCGCACAAATACTGACCGCCCTGCGAGATACAGCGCCATCCGACGCGGCCTCCCTGGCAGCCCGGATCTATGATGTGCCGCCCGCGCTGATGCCCGCGGCGACGCGCAACGTCTTTGCCCATCTGGTCGCCCTGAACAATCTGGGCGCCGTCCGCACGGCCGAGGAACCCACATGGCACTCGCTCTTTGCGGCGATGTGA
- a CDS encoding ATP-binding protein translates to MAFRPDFTWLKRFFPRGIYGRAALILFLPVVTVTLVVSVMFLQRHFDDVTRQMTASMARELAFVAAQVDQAANSPGAMLAGETVARPLGLSLMLPVPGPVEDSRLFYDFSGRVVIDALRQEVPQVTGIDLGSDIKRVNVTMDGAFGPYMLSFDRARVSASNPHQLLVLMMFTSLLMSGIATIFLRNQLRPIRRLARAAEEYGKGRIVPYRPAGATEVRSAGAAFLDMRNRIERSNEQRKIMLSGISHDLRTPLTRLRLGLSMLSPDDLPDQPEIDDMVADVDEMGRMISAFLDFARDEAQEGQAVSIAALPFLRGVVADAQRAGQNVSLIMAEGSDEAEVAFRPDMLRRAIENLFGNAVRYGTLAEVEVVLGPRSLRISVEDDGPGIPETQLDEAMRPFTRLDSSRNQNRGQGVGLGLAIAADVARAHGGQLRLGQGRKLDGLRAEIVIPR, encoded by the coding sequence ATGGCATTTCGACCGGATTTTACGTGGCTCAAACGGTTCTTTCCGCGCGGCATCTATGGCCGGGCGGCGCTGATCCTGTTTTTGCCCGTTGTGACGGTGACGCTGGTTGTCAGCGTCATGTTCCTGCAGCGCCATTTCGATGATGTGACGCGCCAGATGACCGCCAGCATGGCGCGGGAGCTGGCCTTTGTTGCGGCGCAGGTCGATCAGGCCGCAAATTCACCCGGTGCGATGCTGGCCGGGGAAACCGTTGCCCGGCCGTTGGGCCTGTCCCTCATGCTGCCTGTGCCAGGCCCGGTCGAGGACAGCCGGCTGTTCTATGATTTCTCGGGTCGGGTGGTGATCGACGCGCTGCGCCAGGAGGTGCCGCAGGTCACCGGCATTGATCTGGGCAGTGACATCAAGCGCGTCAATGTGACCATGGACGGGGCGTTCGGTCCCTATATGCTATCCTTTGATCGGGCACGGGTCAGTGCATCGAACCCGCACCAATTGCTGGTGCTGATGATGTTCACATCGCTCTTGATGTCGGGGATCGCCACGATCTTTCTGCGCAACCAGCTGCGGCCGATCCGGCGTCTTGCGCGGGCAGCCGAGGAATACGGCAAGGGTCGCATCGTGCCCTATCGCCCGGCAGGCGCGACCGAGGTGCGCAGTGCCGGCGCTGCGTTTCTGGATATGCGAAACCGGATCGAGCGCAGCAATGAGCAGCGAAAGATCATGTTGTCGGGGATCAGCCATGATCTGCGCACGCCGCTGACCCGGTTGCGGCTGGGGTTGTCGATGCTGTCGCCCGATGATCTGCCCGACCAGCCCGAGATCGACGATATGGTCGCGGATGTGGATGAAATGGGGCGCATGATTAGTGCCTTTCTGGATTTCGCGCGTGACGAGGCGCAGGAAGGGCAGGCCGTCTCCATCGCGGCGCTGCCGTTTCTGCGCGGGGTGGTCGCGGATGCACAGCGCGCCGGTCAGAATGTCAGCCTGATCATGGCCGAGGGATCGGACGAGGCAGAGGTCGCGTTTCGACCCGATATGCTGCGCCGCGCCATCGAAAACCTGTTCGGCAATGCCGTGCGATACGGGACGCTGGCCGAGGTCGAGGTGGTGCTTGGGCCGCGCAGCCTGCGCATCAGCGTCGAGGATGACGGGCCCGGTATCCCCGAAACCCAACTGGACGAGGCGATGCGCCCGTTCACGCGGCTCGATTCGTCGCGCAATCAGAATCGCGGGCAGGGCGTCGGGCTGGGTCTGGCAATAGCAGCCGACGTCGCGCGCGCGCACGGCGGACAGTTGAGATTGGGGCAGGGACGCAAGCTGGATGGATTGCGCGCAGAGATCGTGATTCCGCGATAA